From the Salipiger sp. CCB-MM3 genome, the window GGATCAATGCGATCCGCGGATTCTGCGCTGGCACTTCATGACCCGGCTTGGCAGCCGCATCGACGCCTCGCTGCGCCAGCTCGACGCCTATCTGCGCCGCCGCGCGGGGCTGACCGAATGGGAGCAGAGCTTTGTGGACCGGGTCTTCGGCTGGGCCAACGGAATGCTGGCGATGGGTGACGGGTTTGAGCGCAAACTCACGCGGCTGGCCGAGGCGGCCGGTGCGCGCGGGGTGATCTGCGGTCATTCGCACAAGCCGGGCGTGCGCCTGCGCAGCGGCATCACCTATGCCAATTGCGGCGATTGGGTCGACAGCCTCACCGCGCTGGCCGAGGATTTCGACGGGCGGCTGCAACTGGTGAGCTATGAGCGCGCCCCGGCGGCGGCACTGCCGCGCCCGCTGCCCGCCCGTGCCGCCGAGGCCACACCCGAAAAAGGCGCCTTGGCCGAGGGGGCGATGTGATGCTGACGCTGCTGCTGCTTTTAGTGCTTGTGCCGCTGGCGATCCATCTGCTGAGCGCGGTGCTGGCGGGCGCACGTTATGTGGGGCCCGAGCAGAGGCCTGCGCAAGCGGATCTGCCTTTCGTGTCGCTTATCCGCCCGGTCTGCGGGCTCGATGCCTTTGACGAAGAGACGCTGGCCTCGTCCTTTGTGCAGGACTACCCGAACTATGAGGTGATCTTTTGCGCCGCGCGAGACAAGGACGCCGCGGTGCCGCTGGTGCGGCGGCTGATCGCGGCGCACCCGCAGGTGCAGGCGCAGCTGCTGATCGGCGACGTGGCGCAGACCGGCAACCCCAAGCTCAACAACCTGTTCAAGGGGGTCGCGGCGGCGCGCAGCGAGCATCTGGTGATGACCGACAGCAACCTGCTGCTCGATCGCGATTATCTGACGCGGCTTGTGGCGACATGGCGCGAGGGCACCGGGCTGGTCTCGGCCCCGCCCGCAGGCAGCCGCCCCGAAAACTTCTGGGGCGCGGTGGAATGCGCGTTTCTCAACAGCTCGCAGGGTCGTTGGCAACTGGCGGCGGACAGCCTTGGGCTGGGCTTTGCGCAGGGCAAGACGCTGTTCTGGCGGCGCGATGTGCTGGAGGCGGGCGGCGGGCTGCGGGCGCTGGGGCGCAACCTCGCCGAAGACGTCGCCGCGACCAAACTGGTGCGTGCGCAGGGGCTGAAGGTGCGGCTGTCTCAGCGGCTCTTCTCGCAGCCCATAGGCAGCCGGGCGGCGCGCACGGTCTGGGACCGGCAGCTGCGCTGGTCGCGGGTGCGGCGCGACGGGTTTCCGGGGCTTTTCATCGGTGAGATCGCGCAGGGCCCGCTTCTGGCGCTGCTTGGCCTTATCGGCCTGATCACCCTTGGGGCGGCGCCGCTGTGGGCGCTGCCGGTGCTTCTGATCCTGTGGTACGGTGCGGAATGGACCCTGTGCAAAGTGGCGGGCTGGCCTGCCGGTGCGCGGGATGTCGCGGCCATGCTGATGCGCGACCTCTTGCTTCCGGCCATTTGGGTGGCCACATGGGCGGGGCGCGGAATCTCCTGGCGCGGAACGGATATGGCTCCCGGCAGCACACCCTCCTCGGCTGCGGGGCCTGCGGAGTAAGACCTTGATCGGACTGGAAACGGTAACCGCCCTCATCGCCAAGGAGGGGCTGGCGATCCTCGCCCCCATCGCCATGCTCGAAGGGCCGATCGTGACGGTGATCGCCGCGTGGCTGGCGAGCCGCGGCCTGCTGGACATCTGGAGCGTGACGCTGGTGGTGATCGTCGCCGATGTGGTTGGCGACGTGCTCTACTACGGCATTGGGCGCTGGGGGCTGACCCGGCTGCCGCAGCGCTGGCTGATGAAGATGGGGCTGAACCGGGCACGGTTGGCGGCGCTGGCGGGGCATTTTCACCACAAGGGCGGGCGCACGCTGGTGATCGGCAAGATCACCCATAGCGCCGGCGCGCCGATCCTCGTGGCCGCGGGCATGGCGCGCATGTCGCTGTGGCGCTTCTTCTGGGTCAACACGCTGGCGACCATTCCCAAAAGCCTGTTCTTCGTGGCGCTCGGCTACACGCTGGGCTCGGCTTACAGCCAGATCGACAATTGGATCGCCCGCGCCTCGCTGGTGCTTCTGGGCGGGCTGGTGCTTTTCGCCGTGGGCTGGGGGCTGCGCCGCGGGCTGAAGGTGGGAGTGAAGAAATGACCGAGATCGCGCTCAGCTGCATCATCCCCGCCTATAACGAGGCGCCGCGCATCGGCGGGGTGCTGCAGGCGGTGCTGGACCATCCGCTGATCGGAGAGGTCGTGGTGGTCGACGACGGCTCTGGTGATGGCACTGCCGAGGCCGCCGAGGCGGCGGGGCAGGGGCACGGGCATCTGCGGGTGCTGCGTCAGCCCCGCAACGGCGGCAAGACACGCGCCGTCGCGCGCGGCATCGCCGAGGCGCGCGGGCAGCATGTGCTGCTTCTGGACAGCGATCTGCTGGGACTGGGGCCAGAGCATCTGTCGGCCTTGGCCACGCCCGTGCTGCAGGGCCATGCCGGGGCGGCGATCAGCCTGCGCCGCAACGCGCCGCTGCTGTGGCGGATGATCGGCATCGACTATATCTCGGGCGAGCGGGTGATGCCGCGCGCGGTTCTGGCCTCGCAACTGGCGGCGCTCGAGGCGCTGCCGCGCTTCGGGCTCGAAGTGTTCATGAACCGGCTGTGGATCGACGCCGGGCTGCGCGTGGCCGTGGTGCGCTGGCCCGAGGTGGAAAGCCCCTATAAGCACGACAAGCGCGGCGGCTGGATTACCGGGCTGCGCGCCGATGCGGCGATGCTGGGGGATATTTTCCGCACCGTGCCGCCCACCGAGACGCTGCGGCAGGTGCTGGCACTGCGCGCCCGTCGGGTCTGAGCGCCAATCTCGCGTCGCGGCCCCCTTGATCGCGCCGCGCAGGCAGCCCAAGACTGCGCCGATGATTGATGCCTTCCTCCTGCCGCTGCAGCGCCGCCTGCTGCACCCCGTCGCCCGCAAGCTCTATGCCGCCGGGATAAAGGCCGATTGGATCACGCTGGCGGGCTTTGGCTTTGGTCTTGCCGGGGCCGGGGCGGCGGCGCTTGGGCTTCCGGGGCTGGCGCTGGCGGGGCTCGCGGCAAACCGTCTCGCAGACGGCTTGGATGGCGAGGTGGCGCGCATGGCCGGGCCGAGCGACCGGGGCGCCTTTCTCGACATTGCGCTGGATTTTCTGTTCTACGCGCTCTTCCCGCTGGGCTTTGCGCTCGCCGATCCCGAGGCCAACGCGCTTGCAGCGGCCTTGGTGATCGCCAGCTTCATCGGCACCGGCTCGTCCTTCCTCGCCTTTTCGCTGATCGCCGAGCGGCGCG encodes:
- a CDS encoding UDP-2,3-diacylglucosamine diphosphatase, whose translation is MPTFSAGKIARTSYRSLFISDLHLGARACRSGPILEFLRGVEAETIYLVGDIFDLWHGGRLHWAAAHDQIMAELRSRAKDGTRVVYLPGNHDAKMRAPGAAIEGWELREAVIHHGADGRRYLVLHGDQCDPRILRWHFMTRLGSRIDASLRQLDAYLRRRAGLTEWEQSFVDRVFGWANGMLAMGDGFERKLTRLAEAAGARGVICGHSHKPGVRLRSGITYANCGDWVDSLTALAEDFDGRLQLVSYERAPAAALPRPLPARAAEATPEKGALAEGAM
- a CDS encoding ceramide glucosyltransferase, coding for MLTLLLLLVLVPLAIHLLSAVLAGARYVGPEQRPAQADLPFVSLIRPVCGLDAFDEETLASSFVQDYPNYEVIFCAARDKDAAVPLVRRLIAAHPQVQAQLLIGDVAQTGNPKLNNLFKGVAAARSEHLVMTDSNLLLDRDYLTRLVATWREGTGLVSAPPAGSRPENFWGAVECAFLNSSQGRWQLAADSLGLGFAQGKTLFWRRDVLEAGGGLRALGRNLAEDVAATKLVRAQGLKVRLSQRLFSQPIGSRAARTVWDRQLRWSRVRRDGFPGLFIGEIAQGPLLALLGLIGLITLGAAPLWALPVLLILWYGAEWTLCKVAGWPAGARDVAAMLMRDLLLPAIWVATWAGRGISWRGTDMAPGSTPSSAAGPAE
- a CDS encoding DedA family protein, which encodes MIGLETVTALIAKEGLAILAPIAMLEGPIVTVIAAWLASRGLLDIWSVTLVVIVADVVGDVLYYGIGRWGLTRLPQRWLMKMGLNRARLAALAGHFHHKGGRTLVIGKITHSAGAPILVAAGMARMSLWRFFWVNTLATIPKSLFFVALGYTLGSAYSQIDNWIARASLVLLGGLVLFAVGWGLRRGLKVGVKK
- a CDS encoding glycosyltransferase family 2 protein — translated: MTEIALSCIIPAYNEAPRIGGVLQAVLDHPLIGEVVVVDDGSGDGTAEAAEAAGQGHGHLRVLRQPRNGGKTRAVARGIAEARGQHVLLLDSDLLGLGPEHLSALATPVLQGHAGAAISLRRNAPLLWRMIGIDYISGERVMPRAVLASQLAALEALPRFGLEVFMNRLWIDAGLRVAVVRWPEVESPYKHDKRGGWITGLRADAAMLGDIFRTVPPTETLRQVLALRARRV
- a CDS encoding CDP-alcohol phosphatidyltransferase family protein, with product MIDAFLLPLQRRLLHPVARKLYAAGIKADWITLAGFGFGLAGAGAAALGLPGLALAGLAANRLADGLDGEVARMAGPSDRGAFLDIALDFLFYALFPLGFALADPEANALAAALVIASFIGTGSSFLAFSLIAERRGMTAAEYPSKGIYYLGGLTEGAETIVFLAAICLWPGAFAPLACIFAAACAITTATRILAGWRLFR